DNA sequence from the Lynx canadensis isolate LIC74 chromosome B2, mLynCan4.pri.v2, whole genome shotgun sequence genome:
CAGATGTAGTTAAGGTCCCTAATCAATTGGCTTTGAGTTAATAATAAAAAACGAGAGATCAAGCCTTGCAGATGCTACCACCTTGGAGCCATCTGTGTGGCCCAGCCCATGGTCAACTCCACTGTGTTCTTCAACATCACCCCGGATGGCAAGCCATTTGGCCATATCTCCTTCGAGCTGTTTGCAGACAAAGTTCCAAAGACAACGGAAAATTGTATTCTGTGCACTGGGGAGAATGGACTTGGTCATAAAGTTTCCTGCTTTCATAGGATTAATTGGGGATTAACGTGCCAAGGTGGTGATTCACATGCTATAATAGCACTGGCAGGAAGCCCACTTATGGGGAGAAACTTGATGAGAATGTCATCCTGAAGCATAGGGATCCTGGCATCTCATCCGTGGTCGGCTGGACCCAACACGAATGGTTCCCAGGTTTCGTCTGCACTGCCAGCACTGAGTGTGATGGTGAGCAGGTGGTCTTTGGCAAGACGAAAGAGGGCACGAATGTTTTGGAAGCCAGGGAACACTTTGGGTCCAGGAATGGCAAGAGCAGCAAGATCACCGTTGCCGACTGCGGACAAATCTAGTGCATTTGACTCACGTTGTATCTAAACTGCCAGACTGTTCCTTCTGTCGCTCAGGGGAGCAGTCCTTCACCCCCATCTGCTCGAAACATCCTACAATCTTTGTGTCTGGCTGCAGTTCCGTGGGTCCCCTAGTTTCCTGATTCCCCTCCAAGTCTAGCTGGATTGCAGAGCTACgtttatgataaaataaaaactaaacaacaacaacaaaagagagagTGACAGATTATCCTGGGTGAgtctgacctaatcaggtgagccTTTCGGAAGAGGGTCCAAAAGAGACATATTCAGAGTAGGAGAGGCTCTCCTGCTAGCTTTGAAGAAGTAAACAGATATGATGTGAACGGCTTATGAAGAGGGTCACGTGGCAGGGGGTGTCCTCTAGGAACTGAGGGTCTGCGTTCTAAAACAACAGGGAACTGAGGTTTGCCAGCCATCAAGCGAGCTAGGAAGACCTCAGATGAGACCGCAACCTTAGCTGACATTGTGAATTGTGTCTGGTGAGACACTAATCAGAATAGGCAGCTAGGCCATATTCCTGACCCTCTGAAACTATGAGGTAATACATTTGTGTTACTTCGAGTCGTTAAATGTGTGttcatttgttatgcagcaatagaataCTAATATACCAGACTACATGGATGTGGTGTTTCTTGACTGAAAGTCATTCAAGTAGGTATTTCATTTCCCCTTCTGGAGAAAGAATCATCACCATATGTGACGCTCTTGATATGTCCAGTATGAACAAAAAGTGGGGAAATGAACAGTGGTTTGTtatggtggctcaatcagttgagccagTTGTGAAATACTAGTTTTTAAGCTGTCATGgatacttaaatatttgttcttgGCAATCTAGCCAAAGTGGCCCATAGCTCTCATTTAAAACTTCTCTCACTTTCCAAAATCCTTCTTTCAGTTTAGTATCTGACtctattttcttctcctctgtccATGCTTGCACATTACTTGCGTTTCCTTACGTTTGCTCTATTGAGCATCATGGATAAGAATCATTCTTCCCACTTAGTTGCTACACCTTATTTGATAAttggacattcattcatttacacatgTGTTCAATAATTATGaacttttactttattcattcaaGGAAATAAGACgggatgaaaataaataaataaaaggggtgcttgggtggctcagttggttaagcgtccgactcttgattttgactcaggtcacgatctcactcaattgtgagatcaagccctgcgttgggctccacagtgacagtgtggagcctgcttgggattctctctctctcgccttccctctctctccgctcctcccctgatcacactctttctcaaaataaacattttttttaaaaaaagaaaataagtagacAAGAAATAAGATCTTATactgtgttcttttaaaatatctaagtCTCTTGTTAGCTATCAAGTTTTCactcctctctttttatttctttcgaTTTATTTTCTCAAGAAAGAAGCACATTTGTGTAATAGAAGTTTTCACATCTCAGTTATTTCCACAGTGTCCTTGAATATGCTGTTATCCCCCATATTTATTGTAAATTCATAACTACCTACATAGCCTTCATTAAATTCGGTATGACACGAAGGGTCAGATTTTCCATTAGGGGCTGATGGTAGAGATGATCCAAATATGGTGGACATGACTATGGCAGTCCAAAATCCTATACGGAGCAATGAAAATCTTGGAATAGATTTTAGAGCAAGATAGGTTTTAGGGCAAAGCCACATgtatttcagaaaacatttaatcTGCATTTTGGAAACAGTCCCAAGATAATTTGTGGCCCAAGCTGGAGATAGGTATATGGAAATGGATCTGAAGGGTGTAGGATCAAGGTGAAAAGAGTGTAAAGATGGATAAAGCCAAATGTATTGAGATAGACTCACTCAGCAGAAATTATGAATTCAATATTTTAGCCTAAGTGGCTAGGAATGGCTCAAACAGTTTGAGAGCTTGGATGACTGAAAGATGAACCCAAACGTGGCCCACACTAAATGAAGCTGAAATGCCAAGAACTTCTTAGTAAGCTGTAGAGGAAGTTAACCCAAGATTTGGGATTATTGGAATTCTAAAGTATTTATTATGTAAGATCTGCTCATCCAAACCAGGAGGGTTCCAGAAAATATGCCTTTCGCTAGAGCTGTGACAAATAAATTCATGAGTATAGCCCCAGCATCTTAGAAGAGCTGTGTTGAAGTTCTTCCCTACAAATAAGAAATTACATCAGAAGTTTTTGTCATTGAACCAAAATGCCTAAATATAGTGTGAATAATTTGAATGCAGAATGACAGATATGGACATTAATCAAATAGTCTGACTCACAGAGATCTTTGCCATTGACTAGTTGATTATGGTTCTCTAGAACCAATGTATATAAGAGGTCGATTCAAGTCTTTCTTGatctgaaaaaggagaaaaactccAGGCCTTGTGAGTACAAATCTGACTTGAATCAGCCCTTGCACATCATGAATGGTCATGGATCCTTAACCATTCCCAGACTGGAACCAGTTCAGTCACCCATGGCACCTAAATGATGGGAGAGACAGATCCCCAGGAAGAAACCCTACTACATTGCCAAAGAAATACACTGATAATCTTCCCGCCGGCCATCCCGAAAGGAACATTCAGTCATATACTATGGTAACTGTGTAGTAGATGAGGGATATAATCATCTTTTCAGAGATTCATGATCATTGGCTCTCAACTGACGATAATTCCCAGAGCTCCAAAGTCTCACTGGGGATCGCCAGTTAGAGAAGGAGTTTAGTAGGGTGACATGATCAATGAAGTTTTGTCTCAGGTGCACGGTTTCTTCTAAGAAATGCACTGTCATTTAAGAATCGTTGCTTTCCAGTGGGTAATCTATCATTTAACTCTGGTTACTTTCAAGACActtcctttgttttaatttttacacaaaaaaaatctacaaatagaTATGTGGTATCTTATTGATTTCCTATGTAAATTAATGTAGAACCACATTATTTTGTGACTCTTTCATGGCATACTAGGATGAGGCTGGTTTTATTGTGGCAGTGTGAGGGCACGAACAAATGTGTCTTGCAACAAgtcacaaattattttcaaaacaaattttaattcattttttaaaaatacatactcaaagatttaacaactcagaaaatatagaaagatgtAAAAGGAAGTTCCAGTTTTTGCTTCACTTACCCAGTTTCTCTGAAACCAGGTAACACTCTTTTAAGTGTCTTTTGAACTCTTGTAAAAGATGGAGATAAGGGCGAGTAAAAATATTACAGTCCATTTTTTAATACTATTGCTCTTGAATTACTATCTCTTATTAATTACAAATACACTTTGAATATTATTCCATAACAATACATTTTGAACTCACCTGTTCTTTCACAAGCTCAACAAAAATTCCTTTGTATGGCTGGATCCTCTAGGATATTTTCACATAGCCAGCAAAACAGCCCTTTTTGGCTAGATATTTTAGTTGATGTGTTTAAAAAATTGCTGCAGTTTGTAATAGTTTTTAGGCTACAAATCTCCTACAAGCAATATTTATCTGCTTGATCCTCCTAGAAATTAAGCTTATAAGTCAAAGAGTAAGTACACCAGCTTTTTGATGGAATTTGACAGATTCTTCTCCTTCCTACAGGAAGCATGATAGTTAAAGAGACATCTTATAAGAAAGAAAGTGGAATTGGCTAACTCTTCTCGAGGGTGGCAGGATGGACATGAGAAGAAGGCTGAGTCCCCAGAGGTTATTATAATCTCCTTCTTTGTCAGCTCATGGCTACTAGTCACCAGCTTTGTTGTATAATATGATACTTTAATTTGTTTAAGccaggcttcattttttttttttttaatgctcagcCATAACATGTCTTCTTTCAAACTTGCTACCCAAGAGATCTGTGAAAAACCAGGCATTTTTCAGGATTTATTGAGTATGCCAACGTCTACCCAGATGTCCATCTCTGTGAATCAGCACAAACGGGCTGAGAATTGCATAACCAAGAGTTCGAAATTCTTGAATATTTAATACGAAAGAAGCATTCTCTAAGGAGAAATTTAagcccaaaagaaagaatacaatCTGTCcaatcaaataaaagaaaacaaagcatcaGAAGGAGAACACTGTGAGCGGCTCTTCTCTCACGGGGGGGTCTGGTGGAGGATCGTGGATTTCTGAAGGTAGAGGACGTGCCTGTGGTGCTTGTGGAGAAGAAGGGCCGTATAGGCGCTGGCCCAGCCCATGAGACTCAGAAACAAGAAATCCCGCAGGGCCATGAGGATGGGAAACGTCCACTTCCTGATCTGGCTTCTTGGGAGGACGTGAGAGCAGCTATTTCCGTGGCTAGCTTGTGACCTGTTTAGGCTGCTCGTGTTGCTGACGTAGTAGAGTAAGTTCACGCTGACCAAGGAGTTGAGGACCCAGaagaagaggcagaagggaaggatGTGGCTTGCGGATGCTGGCTTGAAGCCGGCGGGCACgggggctctggggctgatggtgGTGGCCTGGACCACGGCGAGGAAGCTGCTGGTGGAGATCGAAAGGCCCCGGGCCACCCTCTCCAGAAACACAATCGCTTTACAGCCCATGTCGCCCAGGACGTTTCTCACACCAGACATCGCTATTGTCTTCAGCGCTACCTTGGACAAAAGCATCACGGTATTTGTAAAAACCAAGTGGATGCTAAGAAGGTGTCCAGATTTCGTCGCAGTGCCCGAAAAGAAAGCGCACGTATACTTCACAAACACAGAGATGTTCCCCACGATGCCGGGTCcggtgagaaagagaaaaattgttgCCCGGATAttgttgaaaacaatttttttttatttcaagggcAGAGAAATTTGAATCCAGCAAGAGCCTTTCGAAGACAGCTGTGGGCGCAGGTGGATCTGCGAAGAAAAATGCGCATCAAAGGGTTCCTCCGGTGCACAGAAGATAGTCACGGTGTATGTGACAGAGCAGATTTCTGTCCAAAgaactctcttcccttccccgtGAGCGCTCTCGGCGGGTCATTCTATGTGGCTTCGGATGCGGTCCTGAGAGTCagaatacagaatctgaagtggcgATCCGGATTTGGTTGTGTGGCTCCGCACCGGCCAAGACAAACCACGTGCTCCAGAGTTTGTGTGTCCCCGATACGTTCGATCCCAGCGTGTGCTGAGCGGAACCAAAATTTCCCCCAACCGGACGGCCCCCTGTGCTTTCCAGTTCTTCGCGTGACATCACCATCAGCCACCCCCAGGAAATGTGGGTCTTGCTCACCGCCCCACGTCCCCACACGAGAGCCTGAAAACCTCCCGTTGCATCGGTGTCTTTTCCAGCTCCCACATTCAGCCTGTCTCACCTGAACCCGTTAGGCTCAGCAGGCATGACGAATCTCACTCTGACGAGGATAACAATTTCCTGGTGTGCCTCCCGATGCCAATCTTTATACCTCTGATTCACAGCCCTGAACACTTCCAGAGTTGTCTTTGAAAGCCCAGACTGAGTCTGTGAGTTCACTGCTTGCAAGTTTTCACCGGGTTTTCCTAGTTTCAACACCAAATCGGACGGCGTAGCCTTTGGAGATGGGACCCCAACTTTTAAAGCCGGATCAGCCGGAGACGTGCAGACGTGGTCCGTGGGCTGGACGAGCTCTGACGGGACCTGATGCAGTCTGGGCAgggcccggggggtgggggggggggggggggaccttgGAATGCTGcccggcaggggggcaggggactGCACAGGAGGCCTGAGTCCCGCTGAGGACGCGGAGGAGACCCCAGGGCAGGCCTGGGTCCCTTCAGGGCGTGTTACTGGCGCCCCGGAGGGGGCGGTTAGGAGAAGCCAGCTAACGAGGAACTGGGTGCTGTCCTGAGACAGGGGCGGTTAGGAAGTAGGGACTCCCAGGGGTGGGCAGGGTAGCCAAGTGGGCTGGGGCCGCTTGGGTAGGAAAAGAGGAAGCACAGCCACGAAGGGTGATGGCGCCGG
Encoded proteins:
- the LOC115514789 gene encoding putative vomeronasal receptor-like protein 4, whose product is MLLSKVALKTIAMSGVRNVLGDMGCKAIVFLERVARGLSISTSSFLAVVQATTISPRAPVPAGFKPASASHILPFCLFFWVLNSLVSVNLLYYVSNTSSLNRSQASHGNSCSHVLPRSQIRKWTFPILMALRDFLFLSLMGWASAYTALLLHKHHRHVLYLQKSTILHQTPP